The Micromonospora siamensis genome contains the following window.
TGGAGCATTACACGATCGCGACAGTGGCCGAGAAGAGCCCGGACTTCCGGCGGGTGCTGTGGACCGGCACCAACACCCAGCTGGTGGTCATGACCATCCCGCCCGGCGGCGAGATCGGCGAGGAGGTCCACGAGGGCATCGACCAGATCCTGACCTTCGTCAGCGGCGCCGGGGAGGCCCGGGTGGGCGGCGAGAAGAAGGAGGTCGTCGCGGGCGACCTGGTGGTCGTACCGGCCGGCACGAAGCACAACTTCGTCAACACCGGCCCGAACCCGCTGGTGCTCTACACCGTCTACGGGCCGCCGGAGCACGCCGACCAGGTGGTGCACCGCACCAAGGAGGAGGCCGACGCGGCCGAGGCGGCCGGCGAGGACGAGCCGCCCACCGCCTGACCATCAGCCCGCCGGCCGGCCCGCGTGATCCGGGCCGGCCCGGGTAACCCGGCGGGCGTGGGGCAACCGGCGATCTCCGACTACGCGTTCCTCTCCGACTGCCGCTCCGGCGCGCTGGTCGGCCGGGACGGCTCGATCGACTGGTGGTGCCCCGACCGGTTCGACAGCCCGTCGGTCTTCGGCCGCCTGCTCGATCCGCAGGCCGGCTACTGGCGGCTCGCGCCGCTGGCCACCGGCCGGGTGGAGCGGGCGTACCGGCCCGACACGCTGGTCCTGCGCACCGTGCACCACACCCCGCAGGGCAGCGTCGCGGTCACCGACGCGCTC
Protein-coding sequences here:
- a CDS encoding cupin domain-containing protein, which produces MEHYTIATVAEKSPDFRRVLWTGTNTQLVVMTIPPGGEIGEEVHEGIDQILTFVSGAGEARVGGEKKEVVAGDLVVVPAGTKHNFVNTGPNPLVLYTVYGPPEHADQVVHRTKEEADAAEAAGEDEPPTA